One Malania oleifera isolate guangnan ecotype guangnan chromosome 9, ASM2987363v1, whole genome shotgun sequence DNA segment encodes these proteins:
- the LOC131164101 gene encoding uncharacterized protein LOC131164101, whose translation MGLFSWWKGKETPSEPKPARKPDPNPKPVPGMNGAVEVRRPPADVTVFEFGSVAASSDKVTLAGYCPVSDDFEPCRWEILPATSDNAPQFRVVF comes from the coding sequence ATGGGGCTCTTCTCGTGGTGGAAAGGCAAAGAAACTCCCTCCGAGCCCAAACCCGCCCGCAAACCCGACCCGAATCCCAAACCAGTGCCGGGCATGAACGGTGCCGTGGAGGTGCGTCGCCCGCCCGCCGACGTGACGGTCTTCGAATTCGGGTCCGTGGCCGCCTCGTCCGACAAGGTGACGCTCGCCGGATACTGCCCCGTCTCCGACGACTTCGAGCCCTGCCGGTGGGAGATCTTGCCGGCCACCTCTGACAACGCGCCGCAGTTTCGCGTTGTGTTCTAA